Proteins from one Elusimicrobiota bacterium genomic window:
- a CDS encoding CsgG/HfaB family protein produces the protein MYTSKGWSESSSVWSFTVSAEKPRETFRRKMPQKEEKANIAVADFTGKNVSAADASIVADFLRTELVGIGFYTVIEKANMDKILAEAAFQQTGCTESECAVQIGKLLNVKKMVVGNLSKLMDTFYITVNLVDVETGKIIASYDDEAATAIALKTIAKNLARRLVGLKISSQRVGYQQRQGIRQASQTKDGKLRKYRSPTAAFFWSFFLAGAGHFYNGQWGLGLAYSIIESGLTVAAIACLTTVEYEYYRYYDYYTKEYYYRYYSYCPYDDIGYILLAIDCGIHLIDMIHAPLAASAINAKYGLEPYSYQLNKNKDVALVLNPNFQKSSISLALEKKF, from the coding sequence GTGTATACTTCTAAAGGATGGTCAGAATCGTCTTCTGTATGGTCATTTACTGTATCTGCTGAAAAACCAAGAGAGACATTCCGAAGAAAAATGCCACAAAAAGAAGAAAAAGCAAACATCGCAGTGGCTGATTTTACAGGCAAGAATGTATCCGCTGCAGATGCATCTATTGTTGCTGACTTCTTGAGGACCGAACTGGTAGGAATTGGATTCTATACTGTTATTGAGAAGGCGAATATGGACAAGATTCTTGCGGAAGCAGCATTTCAGCAAACAGGTTGCACAGAATCAGAATGCGCGGTTCAGATTGGTAAACTTTTAAATGTCAAAAAAATGGTTGTCGGCAACTTGTCTAAACTGATGGATACTTTTTATATAACAGTAAATCTTGTAGATGTAGAAACCGGCAAAATTATCGCTTCATATGACGACGAAGCAGCCACTGCCATAGCACTAAAAACGATCGCTAAAAATTTAGCACGCCGACTTGTTGGATTGAAAATTTCATCCCAAAGGGTTGGTTACCAACAACGGCAGGGAATAAGACAAGCATCTCAAACTAAAGATGGCAAATTAAGAAAATACAGGTCCCCAACAGCGGCATTTTTCTGGTCGTTTTTTCTAGCCGGTGCCGGACATTTTTATAACGGCCAATGGGGGTTGGGGTTAGCATATTCCATAATAGAAAGCGGACTTACAGTTGCAGCGATAGCGTGTTTGACGACTGTGGAGTATGAGTATTATCGTTATTATGATTATTATACTAAAGAATACTACTATAGGTATTATTCTTATTGTCCATACGATGACATTGGGTATATTTTATTAGCAATAGATTGTGGAATTCATTTGATAGATATGATACATGCACCGCTCGCTGCATCAGCGATAAATGCAAAATATGGTTTAGAACCTTATTCCTATCAACTCAATAAAAACAAAGATGTTGCTTTAGTATTGAACCCAAATTTCCAAAAATCAAGTATCTCACTTGCCTTAGAAAAAAAATTCTAA
- a CDS encoding C4-type zinc ribbon domain-containing protein, with protein MNEQLLKLIELQDVDSKVDEANNNIQKIDNELNTLQETLKKEKEQIETLKKELSNSAVSKKEKEIEITTLDDKLKKHNMELNAVKTNEAYKALLTEIENCRSQKLKIEDELLSIMENEERLSREIKDLQNEYLKLEKEFNDRKISADEELKKTNDNIANFTNERKTRLDNLPAHIAGKYENIRKNKKGLAVVPIVNNNSCGGCHRNLPLHIIDEVRKGNELVVCNNCQRILYQNNHNVEGG; from the coding sequence ATGAATGAACAACTTCTAAAACTTATAGAACTTCAGGATGTTGATTCCAAAGTAGATGAAGCAAACAATAATATACAGAAAATTGATAATGAACTAAATACGTTGCAAGAGACATTGAAAAAAGAAAAAGAACAAATTGAAACTCTGAAGAAAGAACTGTCAAACAGCGCTGTATCAAAGAAAGAGAAAGAAATAGAAATAACCACACTTGACGATAAGCTCAAAAAGCACAATATGGAACTAAATGCTGTTAAAACAAACGAGGCATACAAAGCACTGTTAACTGAAATAGAAAATTGTAGATCACAAAAACTTAAAATAGAAGATGAATTATTATCCATAATGGAGAATGAAGAAAGACTTTCAAGAGAAATAAAAGATTTGCAAAATGAATATCTGAAACTGGAAAAAGAGTTTAATGATAGAAAAATATCTGCGGACGAGGAATTAAAAAAAACAAACGATAACATTGCTAATTTTACAAACGAACGAAAAACCAGATTGGATAATTTGCCCGCACATATAGCAGGAAAATATGAAAATATAAGAAAAAATAAGAAAGGATTAGCAGTTGTACCAATTGTAAATAATAACTCCTGTGGTGGGTGTCACAGAAATTTACCTCTCCATATTATTGATGAAGTACGAAAAGGTAACGAATTGGTTGTGTGTAACAACTGTCAGCGAATTTTGTATCAAAACAATCACAATGTAGAAGGGGGCTGA
- the thiC gene encoding phosphomethylpyrimidine synthase ThiC — translation MRQIESARKNVVTKEMWEVAKHEQVSVDFIRKGVADGTIVILKNDFRLLTSNFRLVGIGKKLKIKVNANIGTSPLSCNVLYEKQKLFTAIKYGADTVMDLSTGGDVAQIRRTIIKHSTVPVGTVPIYALVCQASKKRKKFPTISIEQMFYEIESQLADGVDFITVHCGITLKALEILKKKKRLIGIVSRGGAFLAEWMLHNKKENPLYENFDNLLKIVKKYDAVISLGDGLRPGCIADNTDLAQIEELKILGELQRYALKRNVQTMIEGPGHIPINNIEKNVLLEKKYCHNAPFYVLGPLTTDIAPGYDHITAAIGGALAGYYGADFLCYVTPAEHLALPTIEDVKNGVIASRIAAHCARIARGNKNAIRVDYELSKARKNFNWKKQKKLSIDPSEFEKRCSAKNKEVCSMCGSFCAMKRKLIS, via the coding sequence ATGAGACAGATAGAATCGGCAAGAAAAAATGTTGTCACAAAGGAAATGTGGGAAGTTGCAAAACACGAGCAGGTTTCCGTTGATTTTATCAGAAAAGGTGTTGCCGACGGAACGATTGTCATTTTAAAAAACGACTTCCGACTTCTGACTTCCAACTTCCGACTTGTCGGTATTGGAAAAAAACTTAAAATAAAAGTCAATGCTAACATTGGTACATCGCCGTTGAGTTGTAATGTCTTATATGAAAAACAAAAACTTTTTACTGCAATAAAATACGGTGCGGATACGGTAATGGATTTATCAACAGGTGGGGATGTTGCACAGATAAGACGAACAATAATAAAACACTCAACAGTACCCGTAGGGACGGTTCCTATTTATGCATTGGTTTGCCAGGCATCAAAAAAAAGAAAAAAATTCCCGACGATAAGTATAGAGCAAATGTTCTATGAAATAGAAAGTCAACTTGCAGATGGTGTTGATTTCATCACAGTGCATTGTGGTATAACACTTAAAGCGCTTGAAATTCTTAAAAAGAAAAAACGGCTTATTGGAATCGTTTCTCGTGGTGGTGCATTTCTTGCAGAATGGATGCTGCATAACAAAAAAGAAAATCCGCTTTATGAAAATTTTGATAACCTGTTGAAAATCGTAAAAAAATATGATGCTGTCATTTCACTTGGCGATGGTCTAAGACCGGGTTGTATTGCGGATAATACTGACCTTGCACAAATTGAAGAACTAAAAATACTTGGTGAGTTACAAAGATATGCGTTAAAACGAAATGTGCAGACGATGATAGAAGGTCCGGGTCATATTCCAATAAACAATATAGAAAAAAATGTGCTCCTTGAAAAAAAATACTGTCACAACGCGCCTTTTTATGTTTTAGGACCGTTAACGACAGATATTGCACCAGGATATGACCATATTACCGCCGCAATCGGTGGTGCTTTGGCGGGCTATTATGGTGCCGATTTTTTATGTTATGTAACACCTGCTGAACATCTGGCTCTGCCTACTATAGAGGATGTTAAAAATGGAGTAATTGCTTCAAGGATTGCCGCTCACTGCGCACGAATCGCAAGAGGGAACAAAAATGCTATCAGAGTTGATTACGAACTTTCTAAAGCAAGAAAAAACTTCAACTGGAAAAAACAGAAAAAACTATCAATAGACCCGTCTGAATTTGAAAAACGGTGCTCTGCTAAAAATAAAGAAGTCTGTTCAATGTGTGGCTCTTTTTGTGCAATGAAACGTAAATTAATTTCTTGA
- the mraZ gene encoding division/cell wall cluster transcriptional repressor MraZ, producing MFVGLYNYSIDSKNRVFIPARFRRSNRLIITIGLDECLYIYPQDRWEKLENKLDTLPFKDKSEERAFKRIWLSGATEVKIDKQGRILIPFNLRRYAKIKNDVVIIGVSSRIEIWSKSVWEKYTKLSGKLFAKHSTALEL from the coding sequence ATGTTTGTGGGGCTTTATAACTACTCAATTGATTCTAAAAACAGGGTGTTTATCCCTGCCAGATTCAGACGATCAAATCGGTTAATAATAACAATCGGACTTGATGAATGTCTTTATATTTATCCGCAAGACAGGTGGGAAAAACTTGAAAACAAATTGGACACTTTGCCTTTCAAAGATAAGTCAGAAGAAAGAGCATTTAAGCGAATATGGCTCTCTGGTGCCACAGAGGTAAAAATTGATAAACAGGGCAGAATTTTGATACCGTTCAATTTACGACGGTATGCCAAAATCAAAAACGATGTTGTAATAATAGGTGTTTCAAGCAGAATAGAAATCTGGTCAAAATCTGTCTGGGAAAAATACACCAAATTATCCGGGAAATTATTTGCCAAGCATTCAACTGCGTTAGAATTATAA
- a CDS encoding thiamine-phosphate pyrophosphorylase → MNKKILRIIDANLNRTKEGLRVVEDFARFVLEETKLSSEIKRLRHQIDKIARRIYPQLVLSRNSESDIFRKTKESRKKNAFSVVFSNIKRVEESLRVLEEFSKTISANAGNEFKKIRFGIYDIEQKIAKLLK, encoded by the coding sequence ATGAATAAAAAAATACTGCGAATTATTGATGCCAACCTGAACAGGACAAAAGAGGGATTGCGGGTTGTTGAAGACTTTGCAAGGTTTGTGCTTGAAGAAACAAAATTATCGTCAGAAATAAAAAGATTAAGACATCAAATTGATAAAATTGCCAGAAGAATCTATCCTCAGTTGGTTCTATCCCGTAATTCTGAAAGTGATATTTTTCGTAAAACAAAAGAATCACGCAAAAAAAACGCTTTTTCTGTTGTGTTCTCAAATATAAAACGGGTAGAAGAATCTTTAAGAGTGCTTGAAGAATTTTCTAAAACAATTTCTGCGAATGCTGGCAACGAATTCAAAAAAATCAGGTTCGGAATCTACGATATAGAACAAAAAATTGCGAAGTTACTAAAATGA
- the rfaE2 gene encoding D-glycero-beta-D-manno-heptose 1-phosphate adenylyltransferase, protein MNKLKSISQIAKIVLQLKKANKKIVFTNGCFDILHIGHIRLLKKAKSLGDILVVGLNSDKSVKKIKGNKRPIIPENERAQILSAVSSVDFILKFSQPTPYNLIKKIKPDILVKGADWKEEKIVGSEFAKKVVRIPLVKGYSTTGIIQKLKNI, encoded by the coding sequence ATGAACAAGTTAAAATCTATAAGCCAGATTGCAAAAATTGTTTTACAACTTAAAAAAGCCAACAAAAAAATTGTCTTTACGAATGGCTGTTTTGATATTTTACACATAGGACATATTCGGCTTCTTAAAAAGGCGAAATCATTGGGTGATATTTTAGTTGTAGGCTTAAATTCGGATAAATCAGTAAAAAAAATTAAAGGCAATAAGCGTCCCATAATACCTGAAAATGAACGAGCACAAATTCTATCAGCAGTTTCTTCAGTTGATTTCATACTAAAATTTTCGCAACCAACACCATACAATCTTATCAAAAAAATCAAACCTGATATTCTTGTAAAAGGTGCTGACTGGAAAGAAGAAAAAATCGTCGGTAGCGAGTTTGCCAAAAAGGTTGTAAGAATCCCGCTTGTAAAAGGATATTCTACGACTGGAATCATACAAAAACTTAAAAATATATGA